A stretch of DNA from Synechococcus sp. PROS-9-1:
GCGATCTTGATTCTGGTTGTGATGATTTTACCGATCATTACTGCAATTTCCCGTGATTCTTTAAACCAAGTACCTCTTGAACTCCGCCAAGCCGCCTATGGAGTTGGCGCAACACGCTGGGGCGCAATTCTCAATATCATCCTGCCTGCGGCCATTTCAGGAATTATTGGTGGAGTGATGCTCGCCCTAGGACGAGCAATGGGGGAAACCATGGCTGTCACCATGATTATCGGAAACTCCAACGTTTTTAATTGGTCATTGTTGGCTCCAGGAAATACAATTTCAGCCATGCTTGCTAATCAGTTTGGCGAGGCAGACATATCACAATTATCCTCACTAATGTATGCAGCTTTTGTTTTAATGGTATTGACATTAATTGTCAATATTGCTGCTCAATGGCTTGTAAAACGCTTAAGTTTAAAGTATTGATTCATGAATTATCCCTCAGTCGCCAAGTCAGCAACAGGAACCCCTGACCTCAACTATAAGAGTTGGCTAAAACGAAATATTGGCAGTCAGGCTTTATCGATTTTGGCTGGATTGTTTTCACTTGTGTGTGTTTTGCCACTGATTGCGGTGCTTGCTTATCTTGTAATAAAAGGAATATCAACATTTAACTTGGACCTTTTCACCAAGCTCCCGCCGCCACCAGGTGTTGAAGATGGAGGAATTGCCAATGCAATTCTTGGAAGTATCATTGTCACCATAATTGCGGCAATGATCGCGATTCCTATAGGTGTAGGTGGTGGAATCTACTTGGCAGAATATTCTACCGGCCGAGGATTTTCTCAATTCATTCGTTTTGGAACCAACGTTCTTGCTGGCGTCCCATCAATTATTGCTGGTGTTTTTGTTTACGGAGTGATTGTTTCTACTCGAATCATTTTTGGCAATACCTTTAGCGCGATAGCAGGAGGAACTGCTCTTTCTGTATTGATGCTTCCCACTGTGGTCAAGACAACAGATGAAGGCTTGAAACTTGTTTCTAACGACCTAAGGCGTGCTGCCCTTGGAGTTGGTGCATCTCGTTTTGTGACAGTGACTCAAATCACTCTCCCTAAAGCTTTCACACCAATAGCAACTGGAGTGGTGTTGGCGATCGCGAGAGCATCGGGTGAAACTGCACCTTTAATATTTACAGCGCTTTTCTCACCATTTTGGCCGAATGGGATCTTTGATCCTATTGCAACGTTATCTGTTTTAATTTATAATTTTGCTGCTCAGCCTTATGAAGTTCAAAATGAACTCGCTTGGGCAGCGTCCTTTATTCTTGTTATGTTCATATTGGCTCTCAATCTCTTTGCTCGATGGCTTGGACGGAGAGTCTCGAGCTAATGACTTCTATCATAAACATTTTCAAACAAATCTAATTTCCTACACTTAATTTTTCATACCAATGACTTTTACAGAATCGACAGAGTTAGCCAATCAAAAGCTTGAAACTTGTGTATCTATTCAAAATACAACAATCAGCTATGGCTCCTTCGAGGCCTTAAAGAATGTATTTTGTGATATACCGAGAGGTCAAGTAACAGCTTTTATTGGACCCTCGGGGTGTGGAAAGTCCACAGTCCTACGAGCCATTAATCGGATGAACGATTTGATTGAGGGATGTTCTCTCAAAGGAAGAATTCTGTTTGAAGGTGCTGATTTATATTCTCCCGATGTTGATCCAGTTGAAGTACGCCGACGTATCGGGATGGTTTTTCAACAACCGAATCCTTTTCCAAAGAGCATTTATGAAAATATAGCTTTTGGTGCACGTATTAATGGCTATAACGGCGATATGGATGAATTAGTGGAGAGGTCACTGCGTCAGGCAGCAGTATGGGATGAATGCAAAGATAAACTCAAAGAAAGTGGCAACTCACTTTCTGGTGGTCAACAGCAGCGTCTTTGTATTGCACGCACCATCGCGATTGAGCCTGAAGTGATCCTGATGGATGAACCATGCTCTGCTCTTGATCCCATCTCTACCCTGAAGATTGAGGAAACGATCCATGAGCTCAAGAAGACTTTCACGATTGTGATCGTGACTCACAACATGCAGCAGGCCTCACGTGTGAGTGATATGACAGCTTTCTTCAATGCTGAAGCGGTTGAAGGGGGTTCAGGCAAAGTAGGTTATCTCGTTGAATTCAATGAAACAAATAAAATCTTTAATTCTCCTGCGCAGAAGGCTACCCAGGATTACGTTTCAGGTCGCTTTGGATGATTGTCTTGGCTGGATAAGTTTTTAGATATAGTCCTAAAAACATAAGTTAAGCAACCTTTCGAATATATCTTTACTGGTTTTTTTCTAATTTTTCACGTTTTACCTTCTTCATGCTTGCAGTTTAAATGTCTTTTTTATCAGTTTTAAATTATTTTTTTGTCAATGATCTCCAAAAAAAAACCCTTGCATCGCAAGGGGGATGTTTAGCTAACGGAGAGGGAGGGATTCGAACCCTCGATAGAGTTGCCCCTATACAGCATTTCCAGTGCTGCGCCTTCGACCACTCGGCCACCTCTCCAGTGGCTGAAGTGAGAATGTAGCAGGGCGTTTCCTGAGGGCCTGATATGAGACCAAACCACACGGTCACCATTCACTGGCCTCAGGCTGGACGGACGATCACCCATCAGGTTCCAGAGGGGGAGTACATCCTCCAAAGCTTTGAGCAGCAGGGTGATCCGCTCCCTTTTTCATGCCGTAATGGTTGCTGCACGTCTTGCGCAGTAAGAGTTCAAAGTGGAAGCCTGGATCAATCCGAGGCCATGGGACTTTCAAAAGAGCTCAGACAACAGGGTTACGGGTTGCTTTGCGTTGCAAGAGCCATCGGTCCTCTTGAGGCGGTCACACAAGATGAGGATGAGGTGTATGAGCTGCAGTTTGGACGTCATTTCGGGCGTGGTCAGGTTCGTCCTGGCCTTCCTTTGGATGAGGAGTGATGACTTCAGTTCTTGATTGCAGGCAGGTGGCCAGCGATGCTGATCTGGACGCAGCGAGCCAGCAAGAGCTTGCTGAGATCGCCCGTACAGCTGCAAACCTGGGAGCTGCCGTGCTGATGCAGCATTACGGCCGTCTCAGCAGCATCGAAAGTAAGGGGCGTATTGGCGACTTGGTCACAAACGCTGATGTGGCCGCAGAAAAAGTGGTTCTTGATTACTTAAGAGAGCACACTCCTACGATTGCGATCCTTGCCGAAGAATCCGGCTCCAGTGGTACTCCAGGTTCGTTGTGTTGGTGCGTGGATCCCCTGGACGGCACAACGAATTTTGCTCACGGATATCCCTTTTTTGCCACTTCAGTGGGCTTGATCTGGAAGGGTTTACCACTGCTGGGTTCGGTGGCAGTGCCGTTCCTCAATGAGACCTATTGGTGTTCTCCCCATCAAGGGAGCTATCTCAACGACACTCCCATTCATGTGAGTGATTGCATCACCTTGCAGGACAGCCTTCTCGTGACGGGATTTGCTTACGACAGGCATGAGGTTACCGATAACAATTACGCCGAGTTCTGTTGGCTAACCCATCGATGTCGTGGTGTAAGGCGGGGTGGGGCCGCAGCCGTTGATCTTGCTTTTGTGGCCAGCGGGCGACTGGACGGCTATTGGGAGCGTGGTTTGGCACCTTGGGACCTGGCAGCAGGTGCTGCCTTGGTGGCTTGCGCTGGTGGTGTTGTTGGTGATTACAAAGACTCCTTATTCGATGTGGGCGAAGGCAGGATTCTCGCAACGTCTTCAGGGCTCCATCTCCCGCTCAAACAAGAGCTTGCTCGCGTGACCGCCTTCTCACCCAAGCTTTATGGAGCTTGAGGTTCGGCAGTCATAAGATCGTTGTTCGTGATTCGATGACTAGCTGGATGGCCCTGCAACCCGCCACGGGCGCTCGAGATCTGAATCCGAAGCAAGTTCAACAAAACCAGCATCTAAGAGAACAGTTAGCGACGGTCTATCGCCATTGGGGGTACGACGAGGTGTCTCCACCCCAGGTCGAACGGCTCGACACACTGATGGCCGGTGGTGCGATTGCTAGTCATGACGTGGTTCGGCTCGTAGCCGATGACCCGCTGGGTCTTCGACCAGAGATGACAGCGTCGATTGCTAGAGCAGCCTGCACAAGACTGAAGGATCGGCCTAGGCCGCTGCGCCTTTGTGCTTGCGGAACCATTTTCGAAAGCCGAACGGCAGAAGAGGGAGGGCTGTGCATCGAGGAAAAACTGCACAGCGGTGTAGAGCTCTTTGGCGTTAAAGATCTGGCAGCAGAACTTGAACTTCTAACGCTGCTGTTAGAGGCCATGAATGCTCTCTCGCTGTTGGGAGAGCATCAGCCCAAACTGCTGATCGGCCACACGGCGTTGATGGAATTGGTCTTGGCACCATTTGAGCAACCGATGCGCGAAGACATCCGCACCTGCTTAATCCAATACGACCGACTCGGACTCGAAGCGATGGGGCTTGATTCATCAGATCTGAGACGGTTAGTGAACCTCCTGGACTGCCGGGGCACACCAAAGACGATTCTTGATTTGTTGGGAGAACACTTTGGCTCCCAAACCGTTCTCAATGATCTGAACCGCGTATTTGTCCATCTCAGTCCCCTTGCTCAACAACAATCTCTGGCACTTCAATTGGATCCAACCTTTCACCCTCATCATCAGCTCTATGACGGCTTGGTGTTTCAACTGGTCTGTCAGGGAGTTTCAGCTCCAGTGGTGATTGCCCGTGGAGGTCGTTATGACGGATTGGTGGAGCGGTGCGGAGAAAGTGAAGCAAATGCTGCGGGGGTGGGGTTTAGTTTTTGCCTCGACGATATTCGTAACCTTCCTGGCTCTAGTTCCGAGAATGCCAAAAATGAATCGAGTGTTTTAATTTGCTGGAGCAATGATTCATGTCTTGAAAAGGCGTTGAGGAAACAGACGAGCTGGCATGCACAAGGGCAGGTTGCTCAATGTGATCTCAGGCCTTGTTGCAATCGTGAAGAAGCTGAGCAACGTCTCAAGTCTTCGCGATGCAACA
This window harbors:
- the pstB gene encoding phosphate ABC transporter ATP-binding protein PstB, whose translation is MTFTESTELANQKLETCVSIQNTTISYGSFEALKNVFCDIPRGQVTAFIGPSGCGKSTVLRAINRMNDLIEGCSLKGRILFEGADLYSPDVDPVEVRRRIGMVFQQPNPFPKSIYENIAFGARINGYNGDMDELVERSLRQAAVWDECKDKLKESGNSLSGGQQQRLCIARTIAIEPEVILMDEPCSALDPISTLKIEETIHELKKTFTIVIVTHNMQQASRVSDMTAFFNAEAVEGGSGKVGYLVEFNETNKIFNSPAQKATQDYVSGRFG
- the pstA gene encoding phosphate ABC transporter permease PstA; the encoded protein is MNYPSVAKSATGTPDLNYKSWLKRNIGSQALSILAGLFSLVCVLPLIAVLAYLVIKGISTFNLDLFTKLPPPPGVEDGGIANAILGSIIVTIIAAMIAIPIGVGGGIYLAEYSTGRGFSQFIRFGTNVLAGVPSIIAGVFVYGVIVSTRIIFGNTFSAIAGGTALSVLMLPTVVKTTDEGLKLVSNDLRRAALGVGASRFVTVTQITLPKAFTPIATGVVLAIARASGETAPLIFTALFSPFWPNGIFDPIATLSVLIYNFAAQPYEVQNELAWAASFILVMFILALNLFARWLGRRVSS
- a CDS encoding inositol monophosphatase family protein, which encodes MTSVLDCRQVASDADLDAASQQELAEIARTAANLGAAVLMQHYGRLSSIESKGRIGDLVTNADVAAEKVVLDYLREHTPTIAILAEESGSSGTPGSLCWCVDPLDGTTNFAHGYPFFATSVGLIWKGLPLLGSVAVPFLNETYWCSPHQGSYLNDTPIHVSDCITLQDSLLVTGFAYDRHEVTDNNYAEFCWLTHRCRGVRRGGAAAVDLAFVASGRLDGYWERGLAPWDLAAGAALVACAGGVVGDYKDSLFDVGEGRILATSSGLHLPLKQELARVTAFSPKLYGA
- a CDS encoding 2Fe-2S iron-sulfur cluster-binding protein gives rise to the protein MRPNHTVTIHWPQAGRTITHQVPEGEYILQSFEQQGDPLPFSCRNGCCTSCAVRVQSGSLDQSEAMGLSKELRQQGYGLLCVARAIGPLEAVTQDEDEVYELQFGRHFGRGQVRPGLPLDEE
- a CDS encoding ATP phosphoribosyltransferase regulatory subunit — its product is MALQPATGARDLNPKQVQQNQHLREQLATVYRHWGYDEVSPPQVERLDTLMAGGAIASHDVVRLVADDPLGLRPEMTASIARAACTRLKDRPRPLRLCACGTIFESRTAEEGGLCIEEKLHSGVELFGVKDLAAELELLTLLLEAMNALSLLGEHQPKLLIGHTALMELVLAPFEQPMREDIRTCLIQYDRLGLEAMGLDSSDLRRLVNLLDCRGTPKTILDLLGEHFGSQTVLNDLNRVFVHLSPLAQQQSLALQLDPTFHPHHQLYDGLVFQLVCQGVSAPVVIARGGRYDGLVERCGESEANAAGVGFSFCLDDIRNLPGSSSENAKNESSVLICWSNDSCLEKALRKQTSWHAQGQVAQCDLRPCCNREEAEQRLKSSRCNTIDWLSD